Proteins from a single region of Candidatus Eisenbacteria bacterium:
- the cdaA gene encoding diadenylate cyclase CdaA, with the protein MSELLFSFRWQDGVDIFLLAIGIYSAIQLIRGTRAVPMLIGLGMVYGLYFLSAQFEIYTVNVLLNYLLSWSLVLFLIVFQNDIRRLLTTVGTGPLFSPRDRMAQGQAVEELVKATAHLASRRIGALIVLQNEVGLNEYIDVGTRLDARVSRELVTSIFLPDSPIHDGALIIQHGRITAAGCFLPLTTNPNVSKTLGTRHRAAIGLTEETDAMVIVVSEEDGTISLVREGTITRDVDAATLRTTMQRLLIE; encoded by the coding sequence ATGAGTGAGCTACTGTTCTCGTTCCGCTGGCAGGACGGCGTCGACATCTTCCTGCTGGCGATCGGGATCTACTCCGCGATCCAGCTGATCCGCGGCACGCGTGCCGTCCCCATGCTGATCGGCCTCGGGATGGTGTACGGGCTCTACTTCCTGTCGGCGCAGTTCGAGATCTACACGGTCAACGTCCTCCTCAACTACCTCCTCTCGTGGTCGCTCGTCCTGTTCCTCATCGTCTTCCAGAACGACATCCGCCGCCTGTTGACGACGGTCGGCACGGGCCCGCTCTTCTCGCCGCGCGATCGCATGGCGCAGGGGCAGGCGGTTGAGGAGCTCGTGAAGGCGACGGCCCACCTCGCCAGCCGGCGCATCGGCGCGCTCATCGTGCTGCAGAACGAGGTCGGCCTCAACGAGTACATCGACGTCGGCACGCGGCTCGACGCGCGCGTCTCGCGCGAGCTGGTGACCAGCATCTTCCTGCCCGACTCGCCCATTCACGACGGCGCGCTCATCATCCAGCACGGGCGCATCACCGCGGCCGGCTGCTTCCTGCCGCTCACGACCAACCCGAACGTCTCGAAGACGCTCGGCACGCGCCATCGCGCGGCCATCGGGCTCACCGAGGAGACCGACGCCATGGTGATCGTCGTCTCCGAGGAGGACGGGACGATCTCGCTGGTCCGCGAGGGCACCATCACGCGCGACGTCGACGCGGCGACCCTGCGCACGACCATGCAGCGCCTCCTCATCGAATGA
- a CDS encoding aspartate kinase, giving the protein MALIVQKFGGTSVGDVDRIRTVARRVKQTREQGHDLVVVVSAMAGETNRLLEMARSAAPRPDERESDALVSTGEQVTAALTAIVLQGIGVPAHSFLGHQVRIETDSAHGRARIRRIDGEQIRATLGRGAVAVVAGFQGVDEHGSITTLGRGGSDTSAVALAAALKADVCEIYTDVDGVYTADPRTVPTARKLDRISHDEMLELASLGAKVLQIRSVEFAKRYGVKVHVRSSFNENEGTWVVEEDPSMEEVTVAGVAADLNQAKLTLVRVPDRPGVAAHVFGPVASAGIVVDMIIQNASADGTTDLTFTVPRDDYDKAKGVLERILQEIGGEGVRGDLGVAKVSIVGLGMRTHAGVAARMFEVLAAEGVNVQMISTSEIKISVVIDAKYVELAQRALHEAFIA; this is encoded by the coding sequence ATGGCATTGATCGTACAAAAGTTCGGCGGCACCTCGGTCGGCGACGTCGACCGCATCCGCACCGTGGCCCGCCGCGTGAAGCAGACCCGCGAGCAGGGGCACGACCTCGTGGTGGTGGTGAGCGCCATGGCGGGGGAGACGAACCGGCTCCTGGAGATGGCCCGGTCCGCCGCCCCGCGCCCCGACGAGCGGGAGAGCGACGCCCTGGTCTCGACCGGCGAGCAGGTGACGGCCGCGCTGACCGCGATCGTCCTCCAGGGCATCGGCGTGCCGGCGCATTCGTTCCTCGGGCATCAGGTGCGCATCGAGACCGACAGCGCGCACGGGCGCGCCCGCATCCGCCGCATCGACGGGGAGCAGATCCGCGCCACGCTCGGCCGCGGCGCCGTCGCCGTCGTGGCCGGGTTCCAGGGCGTCGACGAGCACGGCAGCATCACGACCCTCGGGCGCGGGGGATCGGACACGAGCGCAGTCGCGCTCGCCGCGGCGCTCAAGGCCGACGTCTGCGAGATCTACACCGACGTCGACGGGGTCTACACGGCCGACCCGCGCACCGTGCCGACCGCGAGGAAGCTCGACCGCATCAGCCACGACGAGATGCTCGAGCTGGCGAGCCTCGGCGCCAAGGTGCTGCAGATCCGGTCGGTCGAGTTCGCCAAGCGCTACGGCGTGAAGGTCCACGTACGCTCCTCGTTCAACGAGAACGAGGGTACGTGGGTCGTCGAGGAGGATCCGAGCATGGAAGAGGTCACCGTCGCCGGCGTCGCCGCCGACCTGAACCAGGCGAAGCTCACGCTCGTGCGCGTGCCCGACCGCCCCGGCGTCGCGGCCCACGTTTTCGGGCCGGTCGCGTCGGCCGGCATCGTCGTCGACATGATCATCCAGAACGCGAGCGCCGACGGCACGACCGACCTCACCTTCACCGTGCCGCGCGACGACTACGACAAGGCCAAGGGCGTCCTCGAGCGCATCTTGCAGGAGATCGGGGGCGAGGGCGTCCGCGGCGATCTCGGCGTCGCCAAGGTGTCGATCGTCGGGCTCGGCATGCGCACCCACGCGGGCGTCGCGGCGCGCATGTTCGAGGTGCTGGCCGCCGAGGGCGTGAACGTACAGATGATCTCCACCTCGGAGATCAAGATCTCGGTCGTGATCGACGCCAAGTACGTCGAGCTGGCGCAGCGCGCCCTGCACGAGGCGTTCATCGCGTAG
- the glmM gene encoding phosphoglucosamine mutase: MSSRLFGTDGVRGIANVEPMTSETALRLGRAVAYVSKRSPHRHKILIGKDTRLSGYMLETAMASGICSMGVDVLLVGPLPTPGIAFLTRSLRADAGVVISASHNPFQDNGIKFFSPAGFKLPDDLEAEIERLVLSDSIDTLRPTATEIGKAFRIDDAVGRYNVFAKNTFPRHLTLDGVTLAIDCAHGAGYKVAPEVLEELGARVVGLGVDPNGENINANVGALHPQSLQEAVKLSGAQVGIALDGDADRCILVDERGEVVDGDDILAILATELHARGELKRGALVATVMSNLGLHTALRERGITIVTTPVGDRYVVEELVKGGYNLGGEQSGHIVFLDHNTTGDGLITALAVLALLVEKGQPLSQLRKVMTRFPQVLVNLRVASKPDVTSLPKVAQCVAEAERTLGERGRVLVRYSGTEPLLRVMIEGEREPQIRTLADRIVDAARDAIGER; the protein is encoded by the coding sequence GTGAGCTCACGGCTGTTCGGAACCGACGGCGTACGGGGCATCGCGAACGTCGAGCCGATGACCTCGGAGACCGCGCTGCGGCTCGGGCGCGCCGTCGCCTACGTCAGCAAGCGCTCGCCGCACCGGCACAAGATCCTGATCGGCAAGGACACGCGCCTGTCCGGTTACATGCTCGAGACCGCGATGGCGTCGGGCATCTGCTCGATGGGCGTCGACGTCCTGCTGGTGGGGCCGCTGCCGACGCCGGGGATCGCGTTCTTGACGCGCTCGCTGCGCGCCGATGCGGGCGTCGTGATCTCCGCCTCGCACAATCCCTTCCAGGACAACGGCATCAAGTTCTTCAGCCCGGCCGGGTTCAAGCTGCCCGACGATCTCGAAGCCGAAATCGAGCGCCTCGTGCTCTCCGACTCGATCGACACCCTGCGCCCGACGGCGACCGAGATCGGCAAGGCGTTCCGCATCGACGACGCGGTGGGGCGGTACAACGTCTTCGCCAAGAACACGTTCCCGCGCCACCTCACACTCGACGGCGTCACGCTCGCGATCGACTGCGCACACGGGGCCGGCTACAAGGTGGCGCCCGAGGTCCTGGAGGAGCTGGGCGCGCGCGTCGTCGGTCTCGGCGTCGACCCGAACGGCGAGAACATCAACGCGAACGTCGGCGCCCTCCACCCCCAGAGCCTGCAGGAGGCCGTGAAGCTCTCGGGTGCGCAAGTCGGGATCGCGCTCGACGGGGACGCCGATCGCTGCATCCTCGTCGACGAGCGCGGCGAGGTCGTCGACGGCGACGACATCCTGGCGATCCTCGCCACCGAGCTGCACGCGCGCGGCGAGCTGAAGCGTGGCGCGCTGGTCGCGACGGTGATGAGCAATCTCGGCCTCCACACGGCGCTGCGCGAGCGCGGCATCACCATCGTCACCACGCCGGTCGGCGACCGCTACGTCGTCGAGGAGCTGGTGAAGGGCGGCTACAACCTCGGCGGCGAGCAGTCGGGCCACATCGTGTTCCTGGACCACAACACGACGGGCGACGGGCTCATCACCGCGCTCGCCGTGCTGGCGCTGCTGGTGGAAAAGGGGCAGCCCCTCTCGCAGCTCCGCAAGGTGATGACGCGCTTCCCGCAGGTCCTGGTGAATCTCCGGGTCGCGAGCAAACCGGACGTGACATCGCTCCCGAAGGTGGCCCAGTGCGTGGCCGAGGCCGAGCGCACGCTCGGCGAACGGGGCCGCGTGCTGGTCCGCTACTCCGGCACCGAGCCGCTCCTGCGGGTCATGATCGAGGGCGAGCGCGAGCCGCAGATCCGGACGCTCGCCGATCGCATCGTCGACGCCGCGCGGGACGCGATCGGCGAGCGGTAG
- the cimA gene encoding citramalate synthase, which produces MRKIQLYDTTLRDGCQSEDVNLTLDDKLRVAELLDDLGIHVVEGGWPGSNPRDEEFFRAVKKLRLRHARIAAFGSTKRAGVRASEDRNLQLCVRADTPVVTIVGKTWDLHVKDDLRIALKANLEVIAESVAYLKKHTDEVVFDAEHFFDGYAANPEYALACLAAAAEAGAGVLCLCDTRGGSLPSAVAAAVDAARSAIEGTPLGIHCHNDCELAVANSLAAVEHGCAQVQGTINGFGERCGNANLVSIIPTLQLKRGYQCVSAAQLRKLAHVSRTVYELANLEPSKRQAYVGQSAFAHKGGLHVAAVQKNAETYEHIDPAVVGNTQRVLMSDLAGRSNLLAKAAEFGIDLSSDGPVVRTLLQEVKDLEASGYAYEGADASFELLMRKALDGERAQFFRLIGFRVIDEKRHEGEPSIAEATIQLEGPDGQIAHTAAQGNGPVHALDQALRKALGKFYPEVEDIRLHDYKVRVLGSSEGTGALVRVLIESGDDERRWTTVGVSHNVIEASWQALVDSVDYKLHRSRRAPVRRKRTADAPRA; this is translated from the coding sequence ATGCGGAAGATCCAGCTCTACGACACGACGCTGCGCGACGGTTGCCAGTCGGAGGACGTGAACCTCACGCTCGACGACAAGCTGCGCGTGGCCGAGCTGCTCGACGACCTCGGCATCCACGTGGTCGAGGGCGGCTGGCCGGGCTCGAACCCGCGCGACGAGGAGTTCTTCCGCGCGGTGAAGAAGCTCCGGCTCCGGCACGCGCGCATCGCCGCGTTCGGGTCGACCAAGCGCGCGGGCGTGCGGGCCTCCGAGGATCGGAACCTCCAGCTCTGCGTGCGCGCCGACACGCCGGTCGTGACCATCGTCGGCAAGACCTGGGACCTGCACGTGAAGGACGATCTGCGGATCGCACTCAAGGCGAACCTGGAGGTCATCGCCGAGTCGGTGGCGTACCTGAAGAAGCACACCGACGAGGTGGTGTTCGATGCGGAGCACTTCTTCGACGGGTACGCGGCGAACCCCGAGTACGCGCTCGCGTGCCTCGCGGCCGCGGCCGAGGCGGGCGCGGGCGTGCTGTGTCTCTGCGACACGCGCGGCGGATCGCTCCCGTCGGCGGTCGCCGCGGCCGTCGACGCCGCGCGGTCAGCCATCGAGGGGACGCCGCTCGGGATCCATTGTCACAACGACTGCGAGCTGGCGGTCGCCAACTCTCTGGCCGCGGTCGAGCACGGTTGCGCGCAGGTGCAGGGCACGATCAACGGCTTCGGCGAGCGGTGTGGCAACGCGAACCTCGTCTCGATCATCCCGACGCTGCAGCTCAAGCGCGGCTACCAGTGCGTCTCGGCCGCGCAGCTCCGCAAGCTCGCCCACGTCTCGCGCACCGTCTACGAGCTGGCGAACCTCGAGCCGAGCAAGCGCCAGGCGTACGTCGGGCAGAGCGCCTTCGCCCACAAGGGCGGGCTGCACGTGGCGGCGGTCCAGAAGAACGCCGAGACCTACGAGCACATCGATCCGGCCGTGGTCGGCAACACGCAGCGCGTGCTCATGTCCGACCTCGCCGGGCGGTCGAACCTGCTCGCCAAGGCGGCGGAGTTCGGGATCGACCTCTCGAGCGACGGGCCCGTCGTCCGCACGCTGCTGCAGGAGGTGAAGGACCTCGAAGCGAGCGGCTACGCCTACGAGGGTGCCGATGCTTCGTTCGAGCTCCTCATGCGCAAGGCCCTCGACGGCGAGCGCGCGCAGTTCTTCCGCCTGATCGGCTTCCGCGTCATCGACGAGAAGCGCCACGAGGGCGAGCCGTCGATCGCGGAGGCGACGATCCAGCTCGAAGGACCCGACGGGCAGATCGCGCACACCGCGGCGCAGGGGAACGGCCCCGTGCACGCGCTCGACCAGGCGCTACGGAAGGCGCTCGGCAAGTTCTACCCCGAGGTCGAGGACATCCGCCTGCACGACTACAAGGTCCGCGTTCTCGGCAGCAGCGAGGGGACGGGCGCGCTCGTCCGTGTGCTCATCGAGTCGGGCGACGACGAGCGCCGTTGGACGACGGTGGGCGTGTCGCACAACGTGATCGAGGCCTCGTGGCAGGCCCTCGTCGACAGCGTCGACTACAAGCTGCACCGCTCGCGGCGGGCCCCGGTGCGGCGCAAGCGGACGGCGGACGCGCCGCGGGCGTAG
- a CDS encoding CdaR family protein: protein MKLPALRSRRSPPDPDAQRGPTPPWQRLFRIPRGRELRELLRRDPGTKLVALLLAIFLWYSITKTERDAERIIELPVSLRNIPDGFAVSQPPTKPVSVTLRGPRTILDNVDERKTRLQVGLKRITEPGDLRVDLNGAMLNPELPRSLKAVRFDPPSLTLRADKRTMRRLPVKPNLAGSPALGYTVTESTVAPDVVEVTGPARIVDDLKQVTTEPIELRGASESVDRNVLLDRPDPALTFVPDVVRVSVTLQENLVSRDFPRVRILAPAGVSEITPATVDLTIRGPQRLVHNLKLPPDAVTVDVADLPPGVHAGVGLQVTLPEGLKVVEQSPDRVRVKVAGEEQRQ from the coding sequence ATGAAGCTGCCGGCGCTGCGATCCCGGCGCTCGCCGCCGGACCCCGACGCCCAGCGCGGCCCCACGCCGCCGTGGCAGCGGCTCTTCCGGATCCCGCGCGGCCGCGAGCTGCGCGAGCTCCTTCGGCGGGATCCGGGCACGAAGCTCGTGGCGCTGCTGCTCGCGATCTTCCTGTGGTACTCGATCACCAAGACCGAGCGGGACGCCGAACGCATCATCGAGCTGCCGGTGTCGCTGCGCAACATCCCGGACGGCTTCGCCGTGAGCCAGCCGCCGACGAAACCGGTCAGCGTGACCTTGCGCGGCCCGCGCACGATCCTCGACAACGTCGACGAACGGAAGACCCGTCTCCAGGTGGGCCTCAAGCGCATCACCGAGCCGGGCGACCTCCGCGTCGACCTGAACGGCGCCATGCTGAACCCGGAGCTGCCGCGGTCGCTCAAGGCCGTGCGGTTCGATCCGCCGAGCCTCACGCTGCGTGCCGACAAGCGCACCATGCGCCGCCTGCCGGTGAAGCCGAACCTGGCGGGCTCTCCGGCGCTCGGCTATACGGTCACGGAGTCGACGGTGGCGCCGGACGTCGTCGAGGTGACCGGGCCGGCGCGGATCGTCGACGACTTGAAGCAGGTGACCACCGAGCCCATCGAGCTGCGCGGCGCGAGCGAGTCCGTCGACCGCAACGTCCTCCTCGATCGCCCCGATCCGGCCCTCACGTTCGTCCCGGACGTCGTGCGGGTCAGCGTCACGCTCCAGGAGAACCTCGTCTCGCGCGACTTCCCGCGCGTCCGGATCCTGGCGCCGGCGGGCGTCAGCGAAATCACCCCGGCGACCGTCGACCTGACGATCCGGGGACCGCAGCGCTTGGTGCACAACCTGAAGCTCCCCCCCGACGCCGTCACCGTCGACGTCGCCGATCTGCCGCCGGGCGTCCATGCGGGGGTCGGGCTCCAGGTGACGCTGCCCGAGGGCCTGAAGGTCGTCGAGCAGTCGCCCGACCGTGTGCGGGTGAAGGTGGCGGGGGAGGAGCAGCGCCAGTGA
- the tsaE gene encoding tRNA (adenosine(37)-N6)-threonylcarbamoyltransferase complex ATPase subunit type 1 TsaE — protein MLVREVETTSPEETEALAERLGRTAEGGEVVGLEGELGAGKTCFVRGLARGLGADPDTVASPTFVIATEYRSGRLPLHHVDLYRLEPPLADTLFLREVLYGAGVAAVEWFDRLLPAAGNDVLHVTLCHGDGSRRAIRLAAHGSRHERWLGRALGT, from the coding sequence ATGCTGGTCCGTGAGGTCGAGACGACGTCCCCCGAGGAGACCGAAGCCCTCGCCGAACGCCTGGGGCGGACGGCAGAAGGGGGCGAGGTGGTCGGCCTCGAAGGTGAGCTCGGGGCGGGAAAGACCTGCTTCGTGCGGGGGCTCGCCCGCGGCCTCGGCGCCGATCCCGACACGGTCGCGAGCCCCACGTTCGTCATCGCGACCGAGTACCGCAGCGGCCGCCTGCCACTCCATCACGTCGACCTCTATCGCCTTGAGCCGCCGCTGGCGGATACGCTATTCCTACGCGAGGTGCTCTACGGCGCGGGAGTCGCGGCCGTCGAGTGGTTCGACCGGCTTCTCCCAGCGGCGGGGAACGACGTGCTCCACGTCACCCTTTGCCACGGCGACGGCAGCCGCCGGGCGATCCGTCTCGCGGCTCACGGCTCACGGCACGAGCGATGGCTCGGGCGCGCCCTCGGCACCTGA
- the ftsH gene encoding ATP-dependent zinc metalloprotease FtsH codes for MTPVSRNLGLWLLLLLFGLFFWSIVTKQQPRDTEISFTHFVQAVEENKVAEVTIQGQHVRGRYRDEQGHAGEAFKTFAPEYPDLVRMLREKGVDIEAKPEDNEPWYVVALVQWAPMLLLIGVWIFFMRQMQVGGGKAMSFGKSRAKLLTENQHKVTFSDVAGIEESKEELEEIIAFLKDPKKFTKLGGRIPKGVLLVGPPGTGKTLLARAVAGEAGVPFFSISGSDFVEMFVGVGASRVRDLFVQGKKNAPCIIFIDEIDAVGRHRGAGLGGGHDEREQTLNQLLVEMDGFETNEGVILIAATNRPDVLDPALLRPGRFDRRVVVPRPDVKGREGILRVHMRRVPISENVDISLLARQTPGFAGADLENLVNEAALLAARHNKEKVEMTDFEIAKDKVMMGSERRSMIISDNERRITAYHEAGHALVAKLVPGTDPVHKVTIIPRGMALGLTQQVPLDDRHTYSREYLLGDLAIFFGGRAAEELVLGSITTGAGNDIERATDLARKMVCEWGMSEKLGPMTFGKKEEEIFLGRDFTQRVDYSETTAVQIDAEVRRILMDAYERAKLLLRRNLEALHRVAEALLERESLDGSEIDDILQTLGGQPGPAAATA; via the coding sequence TTGACACCTGTCTCCCGCAATCTCGGACTCTGGCTCCTCCTCTTGCTCTTCGGGCTGTTCTTCTGGTCCATCGTGACCAAGCAGCAGCCGCGCGACACGGAGATCAGCTTCACGCACTTCGTGCAGGCCGTGGAGGAGAACAAGGTCGCCGAAGTGACCATCCAGGGCCAGCACGTCCGCGGCCGCTACCGCGACGAGCAGGGCCACGCCGGCGAAGCGTTCAAGACGTTCGCCCCCGAATACCCCGACCTCGTGCGCATGCTGCGCGAGAAGGGCGTCGACATCGAGGCCAAGCCCGAGGACAACGAGCCGTGGTACGTCGTGGCGCTCGTCCAATGGGCGCCCATGCTGCTCCTGATCGGCGTGTGGATCTTCTTCATGCGCCAGATGCAGGTGGGCGGCGGCAAGGCCATGTCGTTCGGCAAGAGCCGCGCCAAGCTCCTCACCGAGAACCAGCACAAGGTCACCTTCAGCGACGTCGCCGGCATCGAGGAGTCGAAGGAAGAGCTGGAAGAGATCATCGCGTTCCTGAAGGACCCGAAGAAGTTCACCAAGCTCGGCGGGCGCATCCCCAAGGGCGTCCTGCTGGTGGGGCCTCCGGGGACGGGCAAGACGCTCCTCGCGCGCGCCGTCGCCGGCGAGGCCGGCGTGCCGTTCTTCTCCATTTCCGGCTCGGACTTCGTCGAGATGTTCGTCGGCGTGGGCGCGTCGCGCGTCCGCGACCTCTTCGTCCAGGGCAAGAAGAACGCGCCCTGCATCATCTTCATCGACGAGATCGACGCCGTCGGCCGGCACCGCGGCGCCGGGCTCGGCGGCGGCCACGACGAGCGCGAGCAGACCCTGAACCAGCTCCTCGTCGAGATGGACGGCTTCGAGACCAACGAAGGCGTGATCCTCATCGCGGCGACGAACCGGCCCGACGTGCTCGATCCCGCGCTCCTGCGCCCGGGCCGTTTCGACCGCCGCGTCGTCGTCCCGCGGCCGGACGTGAAGGGTCGCGAGGGCATCCTGCGCGTCCACATGCGGCGCGTGCCCATCTCCGAGAACGTCGACATCTCGCTCCTGGCCCGCCAGACGCCCGGGTTCGCCGGCGCGGACCTGGAGAACCTGGTGAACGAGGCGGCCCTGCTGGCCGCCCGGCACAACAAGGAAAAGGTCGAGATGACCGACTTCGAGATCGCCAAGGACAAGGTGATGATGGGCTCGGAGCGGCGGTCGATGATCATCAGCGACAACGAGCGGCGCATCACCGCCTACCACGAGGCGGGGCACGCCCTGGTCGCGAAGCTCGTGCCCGGCACCGATCCGGTCCACAAGGTGACGATCATCCCGCGCGGCATGGCGCTCGGTCTCACGCAGCAGGTGCCGCTCGACGATCGCCATACCTACTCGCGCGAGTACCTCCTGGGCGACCTCGCCATCTTCTTCGGGGGCCGCGCGGCCGAGGAGCTCGTCCTGGGCAGCATCACCACCGGCGCCGGCAACGACATCGAGCGCGCCACCGACCTCGCACGCAAGATGGTCTGCGAGTGGGGCATGAGCGAGAAGCTCGGGCCGATGACCTTCGGCAAGAAGGAAGAGGAGATCTTCCTCGGCCGCGACTTCACTCAGCGCGTGGACTACTCCGAGACCACCGCCGTGCAGATCGACGCCGAGGTGCGCCGCATCCTCATGGACGCGTACGAGCGCGCGAAGCTGCTCCTACGCCGCAATCTCGAGGCACTTCACCGCGTCGCCGAGGCGCTGCTCGAGCGCGAGTCGCTCGACGGCAGCGAGATCGACGACATCCTGCAGACGCTCGGCGGCCAGCCGGGACCGGCGGCTGCCACCGCATAG
- a CDS encoding NAD(P)H-hydrate dehydratase — translation MRLCTAAQMRALDQWTIEHGTPGHVLMERAGKGATRVLRRSLPRGRTVVVCGRGNNGGDGFVIARHLRRAGAAVEVWLAGSPKAVQGDAARMLAAWRRAGGRVHECTTAADVAALRRGLERAAVVVDALLGTGLNAPVAGLHAEIIDAMNGAGRPIFAVDIASGLSADTGRPLGTAVHATLTATFGHPKVGQHLYPGIEHTGTLEIVDIGLRDEGLATIGPAVDLLEAGEVGRLLPPRPRGAHKGTFGHVLVIAGSRGKSGAALLAAEAAGRAGAGLVTLASAAALQPVLEGHVREAMTASLPDGRDGTMALGDGIALTRLLEGKAAVVCGPGVGANSDTRILVAAIARTARAPLVVDADGLNCVAGTSVLRERPAATVVTPHPGEMSRLLEITIAEVQADRLRVARQLAARDRIVVVLKGARTIVAAPDGQAAVVPTGNPGMASGGTGDVLAGIVGGLLAQGLQPFDAARLGAFAHGLAGDRVALRQGETGLLAHDLLDELPPTLATLQSAV, via the coding sequence ATGCGCCTCTGCACCGCGGCGCAGATGCGTGCGCTCGATCAGTGGACGATCGAGCATGGGACGCCGGGGCACGTCCTCATGGAGCGCGCCGGGAAGGGTGCGACGCGGGTGCTGCGCCGAAGCCTGCCGCGCGGACGCACCGTGGTCGTCTGCGGGCGCGGCAACAACGGCGGCGACGGCTTCGTGATCGCGCGCCATCTGCGGCGCGCCGGTGCCGCCGTCGAGGTCTGGCTCGCGGGTTCACCCAAGGCAGTCCAGGGCGATGCGGCGCGCATGCTCGCGGCGTGGCGGCGCGCCGGGGGGCGGGTGCACGAGTGCACCACCGCCGCGGACGTGGCGGCGCTCCGGCGCGGGCTCGAACGCGCCGCCGTCGTCGTCGATGCGCTGCTGGGAACGGGTCTCAACGCGCCGGTCGCGGGACTGCACGCCGAGATCATCGACGCGATGAACGGCGCCGGGCGCCCCATCTTCGCCGTCGACATCGCCTCCGGCCTCTCGGCGGACACGGGACGCCCCCTCGGGACGGCGGTGCACGCGACCCTCACCGCGACCTTCGGCCATCCGAAGGTCGGACAGCATCTGTATCCGGGCATCGAGCACACTGGGACCCTCGAGATCGTCGACATCGGCCTGCGCGACGAGGGCCTCGCGACCATCGGGCCCGCGGTGGACCTGCTCGAAGCTGGAGAGGTCGGGCGCCTGCTCCCGCCCCGACCGCGCGGCGCCCACAAGGGCACGTTCGGACACGTGCTCGTGATCGCAGGTTCGCGGGGCAAGAGCGGCGCGGCGCTGCTCGCGGCCGAAGCCGCGGGGCGCGCCGGCGCCGGCCTGGTCACGCTCGCCAGCGCGGCCGCGCTCCAGCCGGTGCTCGAGGGCCACGTGCGCGAGGCCATGACGGCCTCGCTCCCCGACGGACGCGACGGCACGATGGCGCTCGGCGACGGCATCGCGCTCACGCGCCTCCTCGAGGGCAAGGCCGCGGTGGTCTGCGGCCCCGGCGTCGGCGCGAATTCCGACACTCGCATCCTGGTCGCGGCGATCGCGCGCACCGCGCGCGCGCCGCTCGTCGTCGACGCCGACGGTCTCAACTGCGTCGCCGGGACGAGCGTGCTCCGCGAGCGGCCTGCGGCGACGGTCGTGACGCCCCATCCGGGCGAGATGAGCCGCCTGCTCGAGATCACGATCGCCGAGGTGCAGGCGGACCGGCTGCGCGTCGCGCGCCAGCTCGCGGCCCGCGATCGGATCGTGGTCGTGCTGAAGGGCGCCCGTACGATCGTCGCCGCGCCCGACGGTCAGGCCGCGGTCGTTCCGACCGGGAATCCCGGCATGGCGAGCGGCGGGACCGGCGACGTCCTCGCGGGCATCGTCGGCGGGCTCCTGGCCCAGGGGCTCCAGCCCTTCGACGCCGCCCGCCTGGGCGCCTTCGCGCACGGCCTCGCCGGCGACCGGGTGGCGCTCCGCCAGGGCGAGACCGGGCTGCTGGCGCACGACCTCCTGGACGAGCTGCCGCCGACGCTTGCCACGCTCCAGTCCGCCGTCTAG